A section of the Methanocellales archaeon genome encodes:
- a CDS encoding V-type ATP synthase subunit E family protein — translation MGIEEIKQKILADANERAKKIVEEAEKKVKPIVDEAEDKAKQIKKESKEKAESEAESKKKRILALARLEARKSLLAARHDMTEEAFVEAVNRLSGLDDGEYLAIVKGMFLSVDMPEGDVEVILSPNDKKRVSNKFLKDVEKELALKGKKVKLTLSKDTRDISGGFVLRKGRIEFNNSFDALIKTQRDAREAEIARILFGEDVWKPKRSANMPTQ, via the coding sequence TTGGGCATCGAAGAGATAAAACAGAAGATCCTCGCTGATGCGAACGAGAGAGCCAAAAAAATAGTGGAAGAGGCTGAAAAAAAAGTCAAGCCAATCGTCGATGAGGCAGAGGATAAAGCTAAGCAAATCAAAAAGGAGTCCAAAGAAAAAGCCGAATCAGAGGCTGAATCGAAAAAGAAAAGAATCCTTGCATTAGCTAGGCTAGAGGCGAGAAAAAGCTTACTAGCGGCGAGGCACGATATGACAGAGGAGGCATTTGTTGAGGCAGTGAATAGGCTAAGTGGACTGGATGATGGGGAGTATCTGGCGATCGTAAAGGGGATGTTTCTCTCAGTGGACATGCCAGAGGGGGATGTTGAGGTAATTCTTTCCCCAAATGATAAAAAAAGAGTGAGCAATAAGTTTCTCAAAGATGTTGAAAAAGAATTAGCCCTGAAAGGTAAAAAAGTGAAATTAACGTTATCCAAAGATACCAGAGACATCTCTGGCGGTTTTGTGCTCAGAAAAGGGAGGATTGAATTCAACAACTCCTTTGATGCCCTCATAAAAACGCAAAGAGATGCGAGGGAGGCAGAAATAGCGAGAATATTATTCGGTGAAGATGTATGGAAGCCAAAGCGGTCAGCAAATATGCCTACTCAGTAG
- a CDS encoding V-type ATP synthase subunit K, with product MVEIGLGLALATLGAALAVALPGTGSAIGTRIVGQAGAGVATESPEKFGMILLLQALPGTQGIYGLLTGFLVIMGIGLLSGLQPVGAAQGLAILFACLPVAIAGGLSAPAQGMVAAAGVSLIAKRPEEVGKAIIFAAMVETFAVFGLLASILLLRGVL from the coding sequence ATGGTAGAGATAGGATTGGGTTTAGCTTTAGCGACATTGGGTGCCGCCTTGGCAGTAGCTCTGCCTGGGACTGGCTCAGCAATAGGAACGCGCATAGTAGGACAGGCAGGCGCTGGTGTGGCAACGGAGTCCCCAGAAAAATTTGGTATGATCCTGCTCCTACAAGCGCTTCCAGGAACGCAGGGCATATATGGCTTGTTAACAGGCTTCCTTGTGATAATGGGCATCGGACTGCTCTCGGGATTGCAACCAGTTGGAGCAGCGCAGGGGTTAGCCATACTTTTTGCGTGTTTACCGGTAGCAATAGCAGGTGGCCTTTCAGCGCCTGCACAAGGAATGGTTGCAGCTGCTGGTGTTAGCCTGATCGCAAAGAGACCAGAAGAAGTTGGAAAAGCGATCATATTTGCTGCCATGGTGGAAACATTCGCAGTTTTTGGCTTGCTAGCTTCGATTCTACTGCTCAGAGGGGTGTTATAG